A stretch of DNA from Candidatus Pseudomonas phytovorans:
TGGTGACCGCCGAGCACAGCTGGCACCTGCGCCGCCCGCTGTTGGCGTTCCCGCGTCAGCCGGTGGGGGTCGGTGACCTGACCTCAGGCCTGTTCCTGGCCCGTGTGCTGCTGGGCGATAACTGGGTGCAGGCATTCGAATTCACCGCTGCAGCCGTGCATGAGGTACTGCTGGAAACCCAGGCATGCGCCAGCTACGAATTGCAGCTGGTACGGGCCCAGGACCGCATCGCCCACCCGCGGGTGCGCTTCGAGGCGCAGTTGCTGGCGCTTTAGACCGCGTCGGTTTTCAGGTCCTGGTAGCGCTTTTCCAGCTCCTGGCGGATCTGACGGCGCTGCTGGCCTTGCAGGAAGCGGCGCTTTTCTTCGCTGCTGTGCGGTTGGCGTGGTGGGACCGGCACCGGGCGGCGGTTGTCGTCGACCGCAACCATGGTGAAGAAGCAGCTATTGGAATGGCGCACCGAGCGCTCGCGGATGTTCTCGGTCACCACTTTGATGCCGACCTCCATCGAGGTGTTGCCGGTGTAGTTGACCGATGCCAGGAAGGTCACCAGTTCACCCACGTGCACGGGCTCGCGGAAGATCACCTGGTCGACCGACAGGGTCACCACGTAGCTGCCGGCATAGCGGCTGGCGCACGCATAGGCCACTTCGTCGAGGTACTTGAGCAGGGTGCCGCCATGTACGTTGCCAGAAAAGTTGGCCATGTCCGGTGTCATCAGGACGGTCATGCTCAGCTGGGCGTTTCCAGGTTCCATAGTGTGCTCACGGTGAGGTTGCGCTGAATCGGGCGAATGGGGGGTGTTATCTGCTGACACTTCTGTTCCCCTCTTTTGAATTTGCCTTGCTGGTACGGGACGTTGGCTGACGCCCCATCGTCACGCTGATCATGCCATCAGCGGCGCTTTTCCAGCCGATCTGTTTCTGCATATTGCACCGGCTTTTTGCGGCGGGGTGCGATGTTAACCTGAGTACGCCCATGCAACATGGGCTTTCCTGCATTCAATACAGTATGTACTTGCTGCTCGCTCGGGATTGCCTTGGCAGAGGAGCGGTCTGCCCAGGCATTCAGAAAAAGACGAGAAAAGGAGTATCACGCCATGCATGCCATCAGCTTCATCCAGGACCTGGCAGTCATCATGCTGGTTGCTGGCGTGGTCACCATTCTGTTTCACCGGCTCAAGCAGCCTGTGGTGCTGGGCTACATTGTCGCCGGCTTCATCATCGGCCCGCACACCCCGCCATTCGGCCTGATCCATGACGAAGACACCATCAAGACCCTGGCCGAACTGGGGGTGATCTTCCTGATGTTCTGCCTGGGGCTCGAATTCAGCCTGCGCAAGCTGTTCAAGGTGGGCGCCACGGCGTTCATCGCGGCGTTCCTGGAAATCGTGCTGATGATCTGGATCGGCTTCGAGATTGGCCGCTGGTTCGGCTGGAACACCATGGATTCGCTGTTCCTCGGCGCTATCCTGGCCATTTCCTCGACCACCATCATCGTCAAGGCACTCAACGACCTGAAGATGAAAAACGAGCGCTTCGCTCAGCTGATTTTCGGCGTGCTGATCGTGGAAGACATCCTCGGTATCGGCATCATCGCCCTACTGTCAGGCATCGCAGTCAGCGGCACGGTCAGTTCGGGCGAAGTGTTCTCCACAGTGGGCAAGCTGTCGCTGTTCATGATTGTTGCCTTGGTCATCGGCATTCTGCTGGTGCCGCGGCTTCTGGCCTATGTGGCCAAGTTCGAAAGCAACGAAATGTTGCTGATTACTGTGCTTGGTCTGTGCTTCGGCTTCTGCCTGTTGGTGGTGAAGCTGGAATACAGCATGGTGCTGGGCGCGTTCCTGATTGGCGCGATCATGGCCGAGTCACGCCAATTGCTGAAGATCGAGCGCCTGATCGAGCCGGTACGCGACCTGTTCAGTGCCATCTTCTTCGTGGCCATCGGCCTTATGATCGACCCTCAGGTACTCGTCGATTACGCCTGGCCGATCGTGGTCATCACCCTGGCGGTGGTACTGGGCAAAATGCTTTCCTGTGGCATGGGCGCGTTCATTGCCGGTAATGACGGGCGCACGTCGCTGCGGGTGGGCATGGGCCTTTCGCAGATTGGCGAGTTCTCTTTCATCATCGCCGCGCTGGGCATGACGTTGCAGGTGACCAGCGACTTCCTTTACCCGGTGGCGGTGGCAGTATCGGCAATCACCACGCTGCTGACGCCATACCTGATTCGTGCAGCCGACCCGCTGTCGCAAAAGCTTGGCAACGTTATGCCCAGCCGGCTGGCGCGGGTGCTTTCGTTGTATGGCGAGTGGTTGCGCAACATCCAGCCACAGGGCGAGAGCGCCATGCTGGCAGCGATGATCAGGCGCATCCTGTTGCAGGTAGGGGTGAACCTGGCGCTGGTGATCGCGATCTTCTTCAGTGGTGGTTACTTTGCAGAGCGTATCGGCAACTGGCTCAGCGAATGGGTGACGGATGCCAGCCAGCAGAAGGCGGTTATCTGGGGGGCGGCGTTGTTGCTGTCATTGCCGTTCCTGATCGCGGCCTATCGCAAGCTCAAGGCACTTTCGATGCTGCTGGCAGAGATGGGCGTGAAGCCGGAAATGGCCGGTCGGCATACCCAGCGTGTGCGCCGGGTGATCGCGGAGGTTATCCCGCTGTTGTCGCTGCTGGTGATTTTCCTGCTGCTGTCGGCATTGTCGGCCAGCATTCTGCCTACCAGTGAGTTGCTGCTGGTCATTGCCGTGGTGGCCGCGGTGGTGGTGGCCTTGTTGTGGCGCTGGTTCATCCGTGTGCACACGCGCATGCAGATTGCCTTGCTGGAGACGCTGGAGAACAGTCGCGAGAATACGCACTGAGGGAGCTAACGCTCCCTGCGCAAGATTTCACCGTCGTCCGAGGGGATGGAGCGGTAGCGATGTCGCCAGGCGCAGAAAGCCTGGCGATTTTAACTAGATTGGTGGCACTAAGCCATAATCATTCATGTGGATGTTTCAGCTCTCCAGCCAGACATCCCGCGCCCAGTGCCACACCGATTCCCAGCTGTCCTCACCGGCAATTTCCTCTTCCGCATCCCACAGCACCACGGTGCCGTCTTCTTCGACGCAGTAGTAGTTGTCGCCGTCCTGGCACAGTGGAATCAGGTCGCGCGGCACGCCGGCATCCCAGGCGTTGGCGGCGACGTCGGGCAGGTAGGTGTGCGATTGCGGGTCGGTGACGGTCACCGGCTCCAGCGAGCCATACACTACGTCGCTGACGGTCAGTAGAAACTCTTTGAACACGAAGGGTATGTTGATGAACAGCTCTTCTTCGATTTCGACCAACTGGTCCTCGTCGGGAAGCTCAAGGGGCACCGGCACTGGCTGATTGGCTTCACGGAGTTGTTCGATCACTTCTTCCACGGTTCACTTCCTCTGACCTAGATGACAACGCTGCGCGTTATACCCTAGTAGGGCACTCTGGCAAAAGCAAAAACCCCGGGACAGGCCCGGGGTTTTTTTGTGCAGCACGCAGCGGTTAGCCGTTTTGACGGATACCGGCGACCAGCCAAGGCTGGTTTTCGCCCTGGGCGCGAACCATGTGCCAGCTTTCGCTGAACACTTCGCCTTGGTCGAAGCGGGAGTTTTTCGACACGCCACGGAAGGTCAGGGTGGCGTCAGTGCGGTCGGCGCGGTCGTCGAGACCGTCCAGTTGCACTTCGAGGTTGTCGATGTAGGTGGCCTGGAAGCCATCACCCAGTTCAGCGCGCTCGCGCTTGAGGAACTCGAGCATTTGCGGCGTGACGAACTCGGCGATCTTGTCCATCTCGTTGGCATCCCAGTGCTGCTGCAGCGACTGGAAGTGGTTGCGAGCGGCGGACAGGAAGCTTTGCTCGTTGAACCAGGCCGGAGCGTTGATCACCGGTGCGGCGGCCGCAGGTGCTGCCGAACCACCAAAGACCGATTGCTGTGCTGGCTGGTTGTGAGCCTCACGCTGCATCGGCGCATGGCCTGGCATGGCCATTTGCGGCTGCTGCTGGCGGCGGCGTGCGGCAATGAAGCGGAACACCAGGAAGGCGATGAGCGCCACGATCAGGAAGTCCATGATCTGGAAGCCTTCGAAACCGTCGCCCATGAACATGGAGGCCAGCAGGCCACCGGCGGCCAGGCCGGCCAGTGGGCCCAACCAGCGCGAAGCACCGCTGGCGGCCGGGGCTGCACGACCAGGTGCGGTCGGTGCGGCGGCAGGCGTGGTTGGCGTGGCTTGGCGGGTCTGGTGGATAGGCGCGGAGCCCGAGCTCTTGCCGCCGCCGAAACGCTTGGCATTGGCGTCCAGGCTCAGCGTCAGGCCAACGCACAGCGCCAGAGCGATGCTAAGAAAACGTTGCATAAGTGGGATATCCCCTGTTGTGGATTGCACGCGCGTCATGGTGCACAGGTTCCCGCGCACATGACCAGCGACATAGTGTTTCGAGCTTTTGCCTGAATGTTACAAGGCCGCCCCGGCAGGGCGGCCCTGGTCTTCAGATGGCCTCGAGCTTGGCATACCCCAGCATCAGCCACTTGCTGCCTTCGGCAAAATTCACCTGCACGCGTGCCTGAGCGCCCGAACCCTCGAAGTTGAGGATCACCCCTTCGCCAAACACTGCATGTTGCACACGCTGGCCGAGGTTGAACGCCGTCTGTGGAATGTTGGCGTTGGCGAACAGGTTGCTGTTGGTGGCCGTCTTGGCCCCACTGAACGGGCGGCTGACGCTGTTGGACAAGCGCACTTCCTGAATCAGGCCTGCCGGAATTTCACGTACGAAACGCGACACCTTGTTGTAGGTCTCGCTGCCATACAGGCGACGTGTTTCGGCGTAGGTCATGACCAGCTGGCGCATGGCGCGAGTAATGCCGACATAGGCCAGGCGGCGTTCCTCTTCGAGGCGGCCGGGTTCTTCCAGGCTCATCTTGTGCGGGAACAGGCCTTCTTCCATGCCCACCAGGAACACATACGGGAACTCCAGGCCCTTGGCGCTGTGCAAGGTCATCAGCTGGACGCTGTCTTCATGCTCGTCGGCCTGTGTGTCGCCAGCTTCGAGCGAGGCATGGCCGAGGAACGCCGACAGCGGCGAGAGGTCGGCGTCTTCGTCGGTGGACTCGAAGTTGCGCGCCGCGCTGACCAGTTCCTCAAGGTTTTCTACCCGTGCCTGGCCCTTTTCACCCTTTTCTTCCTGGTGATAGGTGATCAGCCCGGACTGCTCGATGGTGGTCTGGGTCATGGTATGCAGCGGCATGTCCGTGACCTTGGTAGCCAACCCCTCGATCAGCTCGATGAACGCACCCAAGGCGCTGGCGGCGCGGCCCTTCAGGGCCTTGGCAGCCAGCAGCTGGCACATGGCTTCCCACATCGACACCTGGCTGTGGCGGGCATGGTCGCGGATGGCTTCGACGGTTTTCTCGCCAATGCCGCGTGGCGGCACGTTGATCACCCGCTCCAGGGCCGCATCGTTGCCACGCCCTTCGATCAGCCGCAGGTAAGCCATGGCGTTCTTGATTTCGGCGCGTTCGAAGAAGCGCTGGCCACCATAGATGCGGTAAGGGATTCGCTCTCGCAGCAGGGCCTCTTCCAGCACCCGCGACTGGGCGTTGGAACGGTACAGGATGGCGATTTCGTTACGCGCATTGCCCTGCTTGACCAGGCTTTCGATGGTTTCCACCACATAGCGCGCTTCGTCATGCTCGTTGTAGGCCGCGTACAGGGTCAGCGGTTCGCCTTCGCCCATGTCGGTCCACAATTCTTTGCCCAGGCGCCCGGTGTTGTTGACGATCAGCGCGTTGGCGGCCTTGAGGATGCCGCCGGTGGAGCGGTAGTTCTGCTCAAGGCGGATCATTTCGGCGTCGGGGAAGTCGGCGGTGTACTGGTGAATGTTCTCGATCTTGGCGCCGCGCCAGCCGTAGATCGACTGGTCGTCGTCGCCCACCGCCATCAGGCTGTGGCCACCGCGCGCCAGCAGTCGCAGCCAGGCGTACTGCACGGCGTTGGTGTCCTGGAACTCGTCAACCAGCACGTGGCTGAAGCGCCGCTGGTAATGCTCCAGCAGGCCTGGGTGGTCCCGCCACAGGTCCAGGGCACGCAGCAACAGTTCGGAGAAGTCGATGACTCCGGCACGCTCACAAGCCTGCTCGTAAGCGGTATAGACCTCGCGCATGGTCGCCAGGTACAGGTCGCCGCCAGCCTGTATATGCTGCGGGCGCAGGCCTTCGTCCTTCTGCCCGTTGATGAACCACTGGGCCTGGCGCGCTGGCCACTTCTGCTCGTCCAGGCCCAGCTCGCGCATGACCCGCTTGACCAGGCGCTGCTGGTCATCGCTGTCGAGAATCTGGAAGTTCTGCGCCAGGCGCGCTTCCTGCCAGTGGGCCCGCAGCAGGCGATGGGCCAGGCCGTGGAAGGTACCGACCCACATGCCTGCCGGGTTGATCCCGAGAAGTTGCTCGATCCGATGGCGCATTTCTGCCGCAGCCTTGTTGGTGAAGGTCACCGACAGGATCGAGTGTGGCGATGCTTGCTCCACCTGGATCAGCCAGGCGATGCGGTGCACCAGCACGCGGGTTTTACCGGAGCCGGCGCCAGCAAGCACCAGTTGACGCCCGAGCTTGGCCGCGACGGCCTGGCGTTGAGCATCGTTAAGGGAGTTCAGCAGGAGGGAGAGGTCATCTGTGTGCATCGGGCCATTCTAGGGCGCAGCAGGGGAAGGGTAAATGGCACTGTATGAATATTCACCCTCTGATGCGGCGATCGGTAGCTCGCGCCTGGCACAAAGCGGCCACGACAGGCTGTTCGCCTGCGTGGCCGCCAGTCGGCATCAGTGGGTTTCGATGATCTCGGTGATGGTGCCGATCAATTTACCCTCGTGGAAAATATCCACTTTCGGGATTGGGCCATGCTCGCCCGGCAGTTCAATGCGCACTTCCTTGTCGCAGACGACTTGATTGAAGATGCCTTCCTCTCGTTTCAGCTCAAGCTCCAGGGCAAGTGCAAAGGATTTGTCCTGGATGGCGCGCTTGACCAGTACCGGTACCACGCCTGGATGCCCCACGGTGATTGTGCCGTGCACCCGCAGGCGAGCGCCTGGCGGCATCTTGTCGTGCTGGGCTTTCCAGTTTTTGCATTCGATGATCATGTCGATATTCCTGTCTTGGGAAGGGCGGTATGCACCTTCCGGGCGACAGATTGCTTGCAGCGCCTATCCGCAACGCAGAGCGAAGCGCTTCAGCTGTGCCAGTGCCTGCCATGCCTGGCCAGGAGGCTGGCGGCCTGTTCCGGGCCATTGCTCCCGGCGGCATAGTGGCGTGGCGCCTGAAAGTGCTCCTGCCAACCCTTTATCACCGGGTCGACCCAGTGCCAGGCCGCTTCCACTTCATCGCGGCGCATGAACAGTGTCGAATCACCCTCAACGATGTCCAGCAGCAGGCGTTCGTAAGCTTCCCAGCGGCGCGTCTGGCTGAATACCTGGGCCAGGTTCAGGTCCAGCTCGACCGGTTCCAGGCGCATGCCCTTGCCCGGGCTCTTGGTCATCATGCGCAGGCTGATGCGCTCGTCCGGTTGCAGCTGGATCAACAGCTGGTTGGCCTGGCCACCGCTGAACAGCTCGTGAGGCACCGGCTTGAACTGGATGACGATCTGCGACGAGCGCCGCGCCATGCGTTTGCCGGTGCGCAGGTAGAAGGGCACACCTGCCCAGCGCCAGTTGTCGATGTGCGCCTCGATGGCCACGAAGGTCTCGGTATCGCTGTCGTTGTCGACGTCCTTTTCAAAGTAATAGGCCGGCACCTCCTGGCCGCCGATGTGCCCGGCCCCGTACTGTCCGCGCACTGTCTTGTCTTGCACGTCCTGGCCTGTGATCGGCTTGAGGGCCCGGAGGATCTTGACCTTTTCGTCACGCACCGCTTCAGCCTCGAATTGCGCAGGTGGCTCCATGGCCACCAGGCACAGCAGCTGCAGCAGGTGGTTCTGCAGCATGTCGCGGGTTGCTCCGGCGCGGTCGTAATAGCCGCCGCGGTTCTCTACTCCCAGAGTCTCGCAAACGCTGATCTGTACGTGGTCGACCTGGTTGTTGCGCCACACCGGCTCCAGCAGGGCATTGGCGAAGCGCAGGGCCATCAGGTTCTGTACGGTTTCCTTGCCCAGGTAGTGGTCGATGCGAAATACCTGGTTTTCATCAAACACTGCGCCAATCGCTTCGTTGATGGCGGTGGCCGAGGCCAATGAGTGGCCGATCGGCTTTTCCAGCACGATGCGCGCCTCGGGGTCGGCCATGCCGGCGTTGCGCAGGTGGTTGGCAATCGGCACGAACAGGTTGGGAGCGGTGGCCAGGTAGAAGATGCGCGTCAGCCCGCCGGGCTCGCCCAGGTAGCGTGCCAGGCGGCCAAAGTCGGCACTTTGCGAAGCATCCATGGCGAAGTAGTCAAGCCGGGCAGAAAACCGCTGCCAGACCTCTTCGTCGAAGTCATTGCGGGCAATCTGTGCCCGGCAGTGGCGCTCGGCGAGCTTCAGATATTCGATGCGAGGCAGGTTGCGCCGAGCCAGCGCGATGATGCGCACGGCATTGTTCAGACGGGCCTCGCGAAACAGGTGGTAGAGCGCCGGAAGCAATTTGTGCAGGGCCAGATCGCCGGTGCCGCCGAAGACCAGAATGTCGCAAGGAATAGTCAAACCGCCACTCTCCACGTTCGTTTAACTGGGCGGGTTGGCGTCCATGTAGTATAACTACAAGAAAGCTACAACCCGGCCAGCCGATCATAACCGAGTCCAGCCCGTGAATCTGTTGCAACATATCGCCCAATCGCGCCACCTGCTGCGCAAATCGGAACTCAAAGTGGCCGACCATGTGCTGCTCGACCCGGCTGCGGTCATGCACAGCTCCATGGCCGACCTGGCGCACAGCGTGGGCATCAGCGAACCGACCATCGTGCGTTTTTGCCGGGCCATTGGTTGTTCGGGCTTTCAGGACCTGAAGTTGAAACTGGCGCAGAGCCTGGCCGCCGGGGCCAGTTTTGGCCAGTTCGCCATCCATGAAGACGACTCGGTTGCCGACTACAGCCTGAAGATTTTCGACACTACCCTGCACACGCTGATGGAAGTGCGCGAGCACCTTGACCCGCATGCGCTGCAACAGGCCGTGGGCGCCATGGCCCAGGCGCAACGTGTGGAGTTTTATGGCTTTGGCGCATCCGGCGCGGTAGCGGCAGACGCCCAGCACAAGTTCTTCCGCCTGCTGCTCAGTGCGGCCGCGTACTCCGACCCGCACATGCAAGCGATGTCGGCAGTTACCCTGAAGCCAGGCGATGTGGCGGTATGTATCTCCCAGTCGGGCCGCTCCAAGGACTTGCTGATCACGGCAAACCTGGTGCGTGAAAGCGGCGCCAGCCTGATTACTCTGTGCCCAAGCCAGACGCCGCTGGCCGAGCTGTCCACGGTCAACCTGGCGATCGACGTGCACGAAGATACCGAAATCTACACCCCGCTGACCTCACGCATCGCCCACCTGGTGGTGATCGACGTGTTGGCCATGGGCGTGGCCATGGCGCGTGGCCCAAGCCTGGTCAACCACCTGAAAAGCGTTAAGCGCAGCTTGCGCAGCCTGCGTTTGTCGCCTAAGTCGATCAAGGCTACAGACGACTGATCTTTATTGCCTGTACCGGCCTCTTCGCGGGCTTGCCCGCTCCCACAGGAATTGTGCCGACTTCAAGAGGTGCACATTACCTGTGGGAGCGGGCGAGCCCGCGAATGGGCCAGTACAGGCGTTGAAGATTCACGATTCTGTCACCACTCCTCCGTCAAAACGTAAACCATCAAGGCCAGTCTGAAACTCCCGCATCCTATCTGGGAGACAGGCAATGGCACGTGACCACGACGGTATCTACCAACCCAACGCCAAGGCTCGCAAGCAGCAGGAAAAGGATCAGCGCCGGATGGAATACCGCCGCGCGATCGAGACCTATTGCGACCAACGTCAACTGCTGCGCGACCTGGTGGATTACCCCGAGTTGCAAGCGCTCACAGTGTGGCAGTCTTCAGTGGCAACTTCCCCGAAAAACGCTCAACAAGTGCACTGATCAACGCACGTTCGCTGCGAATGAACGCCAGAAATGCCAAGGCCACCGGCGACTGCCGCTTGGCCTTGGCCTGCACCACGCACCAACTGCGGTACAGCGGCAGCTCTTCCACCGGTAGCTCCTTCAGCGCACCGGTGGCCAGCTCCAGGTTGACTGCATGGCGGGTCAGCAGGGCAATGCCCAAGCCAGCGATCACACATTCGCGCTGGGCATCGGCCGAGGCCACTTCCAGGGTCTGGGTGAAATGCACGCGTTTGTCCTTGAAATACTCCTCGCAGGCCTTGCGCGTGCCTGAACCCTGTTCGCGTACCAGCAGGGTATGAGGCTCCAGATCTTGCAGGCGCAGCTGCTCCAGCTTGCACAGCGGGTGCTCGGGCGGTGCCACCGCAATGATCGGGTTATTGAGAAACGGCAGAAACTCCAGGCCCATGTCCTGCGGCACCATCGACATGATGATCAGGTCGTCGCGGTTATCCGAAAGGCGGCGGATGGCCTGGGCGCGATTGACCACCGTCAGGGTCAGGTTGACCTCCGGGTGACGCTGCTTGAAGGCGGCGAACAGGTGTGGCACGAAGTACTTGGCGCTGGACTCGATCGCCAGTTTGAGCTGCCCTTGCAGTGAGCCCTGCATGTCCGACAGTTGCATGTCCAGGCTCTCGAGGCGGCCGAAGATGTCGCGGCTGGCGCGTTGCAGGGCTTCTGCCGCTTCGGTCAGGTAGAGCTTTTTGCCCACGTACTCGAACAGCGGCTGGCCGATCAGCTCTTCAAGCTGGCGGATCTGTAGACTAACGGCGGGTTGTGTCAGTGACATCTCCTCCGCCGCCCGGCTGTACGAGCGCAAATCGCACACCTCATTGAAGATCTGCAATTGACGTAAAGTCATACGCATCAAAGACTTACGCATTTTTTATTCGCCCTTCGGCAACACCTTGTTACCGCACTATAAGCTTTTGCTAATACTGCCTCTAACAAATATTGATTTTTGTTTATCGTCCTACAGCGCTAGGGTAATTGTGCGACTGGCCAGCAACGCTTGGTCACGCGCCGACCGGTAGAACCGGATCGACTGTTCCTACGGCTTTGGGAAGACTCCAGTGATAAAAAAAATCCTGATCGCCAACCGAGGTGAAATCGCAGTTCGGATCGTGCGTGCCTGCGCCGAGATGGGCATACGCTCGGTAGCGATCTTTTCCGACGCCGATCGGCACGCCTTGCACGTCAAGCGCGCCGACGAAGCCCACAGCATTGGTGCCGAGCCACTGGCCGGTTACCTGAACCCGCGCAAGCTGGTGAACCTGGCTGTGGAAACCGGCTGTGATGCCCTGCACCCGGGCTACGGTTTCCTGTCGGAAAACGCTGAACTGGCAGAGATCTGCGCTGAACGCGGAATCAAGTTCATCGGCCCGTCCGCCGACGTGATTCGCCGCATGGGTGACAAGACCGAAGCACGCCGTACCATGATCGCTGCCGGAGTGCCGGTAACCCCGGGCACTGAAGGCAACGTTGCCGATATTCATGAAGCCCTGAGCGAGGGTGAGCGCATCGGTTACCCGGTGATGCTCAAGGCCACCTCCGGTGGTGGCGGCCGCGGTATTCGCCGTTGCAACAGCCGCGAAGAGTTGGAACAGAACTTCCCACGGGTGATTTCCGAGGCCACCAAGGCCTTCGGTTCGGCCGAAGTGTTTTTGGAAAAGTGCATCGTCAACCCCAAGCACATCGAGGCGCAGATTCTCGGTGACAGCTTTGGCAACGTGGTGCACCTGTTCGAGCGTGATTGCTCGATCCAGCGCCGCAACCAGAAACTCATCGAAATCGCCCCGAGCCCCCAGCTTACCCCCGAACAGCGCGCCTACATTGGCGACTTGTCGGTGCGTGCGGCCAAGGCGGTGAACTACGAGAACGCCGGTACCGTGGAGTTTTTGCTCGCCGATGGCGAAGTGTACTTCATGGAAATGAACACCCGGGTGCAGGTGGAACACACCATCACCGAGGAAATCACCGGTATCGACATCGTTCGTGAGCAGATTCGCATTGCCTCGGGCCTGCCGCTGTCGGTGAAGCAGGAAGATATACAGCACCGCGGCTACGCGCTGCAGTTCCGGATTAACGCCGAAGACCCGAAAAACAACTTCCTGCCCAGCTTCGGCAAGATCACCCGTTACTACGCCCCCGGCGGCCCAGGCGTGCGCACCGACACGGCGATCTACACCGGTTACACCATTCCGCCGTACTACGACTCCATGTGCCTGAAACTGGTGGTATGGGCATTGACCTGGGAAGAAGCCATGGACCGCGGCCTGCGGGCCCTGGACGACATGCGCTTGCAAGGGGTGAAGACCACCGCCGCGTACTACCAGGAAATCCTGCGCAACCCAGAATTCCGTAGCGGCCAGTTCAACACCAGCTTCGTAGAAAGCCACCCTGAACTGACCAACTACTCGATCAAGCGCAAACCCGAAGAGCTGGCCCTGGCCATCGCCGCCGCCATCGCCGCCCACGCAGGCCTGTGAGGAAACTTATAATGTCCAAGAAAATCCACGTAACCGACACGATCCTGCGCGACGCCCACCAGTCCCTGCTGGC
This window harbors:
- the zwf gene encoding glucose-6-phosphate dehydrogenase produces the protein MTIPCDILVFGGTGDLALHKLLPALYHLFREARLNNAVRIIALARRNLPRIEYLKLAERHCRAQIARNDFDEEVWQRFSARLDYFAMDASQSADFGRLARYLGEPGGLTRIFYLATAPNLFVPIANHLRNAGMADPEARIVLEKPIGHSLASATAINEAIGAVFDENQVFRIDHYLGKETVQNLMALRFANALLEPVWRNNQVDHVQISVCETLGVENRGGYYDRAGATRDMLQNHLLQLLCLVAMEPPAQFEAEAVRDEKVKILRALKPITGQDVQDKTVRGQYGAGHIGGQEVPAYYFEKDVDNDSDTETFVAIEAHIDNWRWAGVPFYLRTGKRMARRSSQIVIQFKPVPHELFSGGQANQLLIQLQPDERISLRMMTKSPGKGMRLEPVELDLNLAQVFSQTRRWEAYERLLLDIVEGDSTLFMRRDEVEAAWHWVDPVIKGWQEHFQAPRHYAAGSNGPEQAASLLARHGRHWHS
- the uvrD gene encoding DNA helicase II — protein: MHTDDLSLLLNSLNDAQRQAVAAKLGRQLVLAGAGSGKTRVLVHRIAWLIQVEQASPHSILSVTFTNKAAAEMRHRIEQLLGINPAGMWVGTFHGLAHRLLRAHWQEARLAQNFQILDSDDQQRLVKRVMRELGLDEQKWPARQAQWFINGQKDEGLRPQHIQAGGDLYLATMREVYTAYEQACERAGVIDFSELLLRALDLWRDHPGLLEHYQRRFSHVLVDEFQDTNAVQYAWLRLLARGGHSLMAVGDDDQSIYGWRGAKIENIHQYTADFPDAEMIRLEQNYRSTGGILKAANALIVNNTGRLGKELWTDMGEGEPLTLYAAYNEHDEARYVVETIESLVKQGNARNEIAILYRSNAQSRVLEEALLRERIPYRIYGGQRFFERAEIKNAMAYLRLIEGRGNDAALERVINVPPRGIGEKTVEAIRDHARHSQVSMWEAMCQLLAAKALKGRAASALGAFIELIEGLATKVTDMPLHTMTQTTIEQSGLITYHQEEKGEKGQARVENLEELVSAARNFESTDEDADLSPLSAFLGHASLEAGDTQADEHEDSVQLMTLHSAKGLEFPYVFLVGMEEGLFPHKMSLEEPGRLEEERRLAYVGITRAMRQLVMTYAETRRLYGSETYNKVSRFVREIPAGLIQEVRLSNSVSRPFSGAKTATNSNLFANANIPQTAFNLGQRVQHAVFGEGVILNFEGSGAQARVQVNFAEGSKWLMLGYAKLEAI
- the hexR gene encoding transcriptional regulator HexR, with translation MNLLQHIAQSRHLLRKSELKVADHVLLDPAAVMHSSMADLAHSVGISEPTIVRFCRAIGCSGFQDLKLKLAQSLAAGASFGQFAIHEDDSVADYSLKIFDTTLHTLMEVREHLDPHALQQAVGAMAQAQRVEFYGFGASGAVAADAQHKFFRLLLSAAAYSDPHMQAMSAVTLKPGDVAVCISQSGRSKDLLITANLVRESGASLITLCPSQTPLAELSTVNLAIDVHEDTEIYTPLTSRIAHLVVIDVLAMGVAMARGPSLVNHLKSVKRSLRSLRLSPKSIKATDD
- a CDS encoding SMI1/KNR4 family protein, which codes for MEEVIEQLREANQPVPVPLELPDEDQLVEIEEELFINIPFVFKEFLLTVSDVVYGSLEPVTVTDPQSHTYLPDVAANAWDAGVPRDLIPLCQDGDNYYCVEEDGTVVLWDAEEEIAGEDSWESVWHWARDVWLES
- a CDS encoding TIM44-like domain-containing protein, producing MQRFLSIALALCVGLTLSLDANAKRFGGGKSSGSAPIHQTRQATPTTPAAAPTAPGRAAPAASGASRWLGPLAGLAAGGLLASMFMGDGFEGFQIMDFLIVALIAFLVFRFIAARRRQQQPQMAMPGHAPMQREAHNQPAQQSVFGGSAAPAAAAPVINAPAWFNEQSFLSAARNHFQSLQQHWDANEMDKIAEFVTPQMLEFLKRERAELGDGFQATYIDNLEVQLDGLDDRADRTDATLTFRGVSKNSRFDQGEVFSESWHMVRAQGENQPWLVAGIRQNG
- a CDS encoding acyl-CoA thioesterase encodes the protein MEPGNAQLSMTVLMTPDMANFSGNVHGGTLLKYLDEVAYACASRYAGSYVVTLSVDQVIFREPVHVGELVTFLASVNYTGNTSMEVGIKVVTENIRERSVRHSNSCFFTMVAVDDNRRPVPVPPRQPHSSEEKRRFLQGQQRRQIRQELEKRYQDLKTDAV
- a CDS encoding cation:proton antiporter; its protein translation is MHAISFIQDLAVIMLVAGVVTILFHRLKQPVVLGYIVAGFIIGPHTPPFGLIHDEDTIKTLAELGVIFLMFCLGLEFSLRKLFKVGATAFIAAFLEIVLMIWIGFEIGRWFGWNTMDSLFLGAILAISSTTIIVKALNDLKMKNERFAQLIFGVLIVEDILGIGIIALLSGIAVSGTVSSGEVFSTVGKLSLFMIVALVIGILLVPRLLAYVAKFESNEMLLITVLGLCFGFCLLVVKLEYSMVLGAFLIGAIMAESRQLLKIERLIEPVRDLFSAIFFVAIGLMIDPQVLVDYAWPIVVITLAVVLGKMLSCGMGAFIAGNDGRTSLRVGMGLSQIGEFSFIIAALGMTLQVTSDFLYPVAVAVSAITTLLTPYLIRAADPLSQKLGNVMPSRLARVLSLYGEWLRNIQPQGESAMLAAMIRRILLQVGVNLALVIAIFFSGGYFAERIGNWLSEWVTDASQQKAVIWGAALLLSLPFLIAAYRKLKALSMLLAEMGVKPEMAGRHTQRVRRVIAEVIPLLSLLVIFLLLSALSASILPTSELLLVIAVVAAVVVALLWRWFIRVHTRMQIALLETLENSRENTH